The sequence below is a genomic window from Serratia nevei.
TCAGCCCCAGCATGACAGCAACAAACAGCACTATCAGCACAACCGTCAGCACAGGGTTTACCATCAATGCTGCGGTGATGTGTTGCGCCGATATCATGGTGTGACCTGCTGGGACAAACCGGTATCAGTGATAAGTACCGGGTAATTCGACAGCTGCAGCCGGCGCGCCAACTCACTGCCGGAGGCTGGCGCCATCGGCACCCCCGGTGCCAGCTCACGCAGCGCCTTCAGGGCAGGCAGGTTGCTGACGTTAACGATGAGACCCGCAGCATGCCGGGATTTGAGTTGTTCCGCATTCTCCTGCAGCCAGAGACGACTGGCATCGTCATCCCCCACAATAAACAACGAACCAATCCCAGGCAGTTGCAGCGGGCGCGCCGCTACCACACCCGGCGTCAGCTCCGGTGTCGTCACCGGCAATACGGTCACTTCAACTTCATCAGCAGAGGCTGGGGCTTGCGGCATGGCCGGCGGCGCTTCCGCATCACTCTGCCGATTAATCCCCTCAAAATAAGGTGATGCGTCATCGCCACCGACATCGGCGATCACGTTCAGGTTGGCCAATGCCGTGGTGGTCACCAGACTCAGGCCGAACAGCAGAAAATTAATTTTTTTCATGATTATGGGTTCCGTGGTTCAATCCAGGTCAGCGCCGCCGTTTGTACCGGTAACACCGTAGCCGT
It includes:
- a CDS encoding integrating conjugative element protein, whose translation is MKKINFLLFGLSLVTTTALANLNVIADVGGDDASPYFEGINRQSDAEAPPAMPQAPASADEVEVTVLPVTTPELTPGVVAARPLQLPGIGSLFIVGDDDASRLWLQENAEQLKSRHAAGLIVNVSNLPALKALRELAPGVPMAPASGSELARRLQLSNYPVLITDTGLSQQVTP